The sequence TACCTGGGGAGGAAGTCGGGACTGCCGAGGGGGATTTGATAGGGCTTTACCTGAGCGAGCCGATTGCGAGGAAAACGCCGTTTCTGGAGACGCTGGACAGGATACATGGGCAGGGGGGGTTGAGCTACCTGCCGCATATGTACGATAGTACGAGGCACGGAGTTTCCAGGAAGGAGCTGGCTGAAAAAGTGGATATAATAGAAGTGTTCAACCCGAGATGCGTATTCGGCTGGCAGAACGAGAAGGCGCTCGCATTCGCTAAAGAGCACGGGAAGGCGAGGGGCGCGGGCGGGGATTCGCATTTCGTGATGGAGATAGGGGACGCGTACGTGGACGCCCCGGAAGGAGACGTTTCCGAACCAAAAGGTTTGCTCAAGGCGCTTGCCAAGGGAAAAGTGGTGGGCAAAAAACCCAAAGTGAGCCTTCGCGGTGCGACAACTGCGGTGTCGCTGGCAAAGAGGATTCTCAAATTCTGATTATTCTTGTTAGAGCCATTCGCCTATTTTTTTCTGGGAGTTTTTTTCCACCATGCCCTTTTCCAGGCTGTCTAGGACGCGGTCCACGCGCTCTTCGGAGAAATCGTGCCTTCCCACTAGGAGTTCGGTCAGTCCCTGCCGGTCAATCCTGCCGAGTTTCACCGGAGGAGGCTCGCTCACCGGCGGGTTCATGAAGAAATCTAGTATGGCTTCGGTGTTTTCCTCGAATTCGTAATTGTATTTTGATTTTACGCGGCTTTTTATCCCTGCTAGAGAGGCGTTCTCGCGGACGATTTTGAGGGCTG is a genomic window of Candidatus Micrarchaeia archaeon containing:
- a CDS encoding PHP domain-containing protein — encoded protein: PGEEVGTAEGDLIGLYLSEPIARKTPFLETLDRIHGQGGLSYLPHMYDSTRHGVSRKELAEKVDIIEVFNPRCVFGWQNEKALAFAKEHGKARGAGGDSHFVMEIGDAYVDAPEGDVSEPKGLLKALAKGKVVGKKPKVSLRGATTAVSLAKRILKF